A single window of Leptolyngbya ohadii IS1 DNA harbors:
- a CDS encoding AIPR family protein: MNEFNFSLPTEEYRSLPVPFGDSAIRKLQLATFFVPVDSLPDELRDWMEVNPRVPRFNKKDQLSGVVAKEIVRTLKEDPEKFALKNQGIYVIAEDAEFKKESGGQGWVHIRLSDPKKHGVVNGGHTFRAIREVAEDEERPDPWTAYVRMHIFKADNPDAALIAEMAEGLNRSLQVDDPSLENLRGSFDRIKKQLSGKQGEQQIAYRQGDSGDIDVQQVITYMSMLNLNEFPDRKKHPYTLFGQPKSVLQSFIEEINKENSAFDLILPRLHEILVLTDRIQMLTAPSFGKIKISNAKKNNRVGSATKKKIPAYFAGGNIGGDVPLGFLYPMLAAFRANISHSAWQAGKFEWLTDPNDLLKATYEEMAQIIKQEYEDNNRKPAEVGRKEAAYRGCYTVVTLELAHKGVLQPAEM; encoded by the coding sequence ATGAATGAATTCAACTTTTCTCTTCCCACGGAAGAGTATCGCTCGTTGCCTGTGCCTTTCGGTGATTCTGCAATCCGAAAGCTTCAGTTGGCAACTTTTTTTGTGCCTGTTGATTCGCTTCCAGACGAGCTTAGAGACTGGATGGAAGTTAATCCTCGTGTCCCTCGATTCAACAAGAAGGACCAATTGTCGGGGGTTGTTGCAAAAGAAATTGTGAGAACTCTAAAAGAAGACCCTGAAAAGTTTGCCCTAAAGAATCAGGGAATTTATGTAATTGCAGAGGATGCAGAGTTCAAGAAAGAGTCTGGTGGGCAAGGTTGGGTTCATATCAGGCTTAGCGACCCGAAAAAGCACGGTGTTGTAAATGGTGGACATACTTTTCGTGCTATTCGAGAAGTTGCAGAGGATGAAGAGCGTCCTGATCCTTGGACAGCCTACGTTCGGATGCATATCTTTAAAGCTGATAATCCAGACGCAGCTTTGATCGCAGAAATGGCAGAAGGCTTGAACCGTTCCTTACAAGTTGATGATCCAAGTCTTGAAAACCTCCGTGGGTCCTTCGACAGGATTAAGAAGCAGCTTTCTGGCAAACAGGGTGAGCAGCAAATTGCTTACCGTCAGGGTGATTCGGGAGACATTGATGTACAGCAGGTTATTACGTACATGAGTATGCTTAACCTTAATGAGTTTCCTGATCGCAAGAAACATCCGTACACTCTCTTTGGTCAACCCAAATCTGTGCTGCAATCTTTCATTGAGGAAATCAATAAGGAGAATTCTGCTTTCGATTTAATCCTGCCGCGCCTGCATGAGATCCTAGTCTTGACAGATCGAATTCAGATGTTGACGGCTCCAAGCTTTGGAAAAATCAAGATTAGCAATGCTAAGAAAAACAATCGTGTTGGTTCTGCAACAAAGAAAAAAATTCCAGCCTATTTTGCAGGAGGCAACATTGGTGGAGATGTACCTCTCGGTTTCCTGTACCCAATGCTAGCTGCCTTTAGAGCCAATATTTCCCACTCAGCTTGGCAAGCAGGGAAATTTGAATGGCTTACTGATCCCAACGATCTCCTGAAGGCGACCTACGAGGAGATGGCGCAGATCATCAAGCAGGAGTATGAGGACAATAATAGGAAGCCTGCTGAGGTTGGGCGCAAGGAAGCAGCCTATAGAGGTTGCTACACAGTCGTAACTTTGGAACTTGCTCATAAAGGGGTACTTCAGCCAGCAGAGATGTAG
- a CDS encoding helix-turn-helix domain-containing protein, with product MGMGKAGRVLKQILEMYDITQYSLAAALKTERTNVYRWVHEQRDPTADKVVDIVAALRKLNPEAAREFVELYLGDVAQGNQDGE from the coding sequence ATGGGCATGGGAAAAGCCGGTAGAGTGCTCAAGCAAATTCTGGAAATGTACGACATCACCCAGTACAGCCTTGCTGCTGCACTGAAAACTGAGCGTACCAATGTTTACCGTTGGGTTCATGAACAGAGAGACCCAACGGCAGATAAAGTCGTTGATATCGTTGCAGCCCTTAGAAAACTTAATCCAGAAGCAGCAAGGGAATTTGTCGAGCTCTACTTAGGCGATGTAGCTCAAGGTAATCAGGATGGAGAGTAG
- a CDS encoding AAA family ATPase, with amino-acid sequence MRIELAGWSSEGLRCPDVEIDLRTGDRIAPVSLIQMPNGTGKTTTLTMIRAAMTGKAHEWSSDKIRGLRRPGESHSEGKFILHLRVDDQPLTFELTLNFDTGKAEYRTTSVGSGGIKPGWEPPPQVKRFLDSRFVQLFVFDGEFADKLLDSSESEASKAIDALFQLYLLQDIHKIAEDAWEKATKNKTAKAEKGLSQRRKKVEALKARIAQVKEARDKASAELDLLKPELDILEQKISEQIGAEQSLREEFDTKKEEARDARNQVELAASEVMTRMRQPHLLHEAFAQSLNKLKLQLDRLRLPASTSSQFFNELLEENECICGRPLDHHSREVIGKRRELYLAEDTSGILNALKQDIDVQVRQGGNETAADLTQKLEQLEEAVTANKLADTAVRALEQELIDQGDDELRAWTEERDRKIKRKQELENFLRDTNRAASSSDDEKTFCLASLKKQLKEAGDDLAEITGTLELRAKTDVLQTIAEQALKKAQANLRVAIAEECNQRLEKVLSRDPIRIEKIDRSLNLLNQEGASVGQTLSVGYTFLTTLLSRGQHQFPLIVDSPANPLSMEVRREIAKLIPSLCKQFVAFTISSERAGFTDVIHTSSGNTTKFLTVFRKTPGTEALVRSLPKTGVQKTPNAVLVEGKEYFDHFDLNEAEG; translated from the coding sequence ATGAGGATTGAGTTAGCAGGCTGGAGCAGCGAGGGGTTGCGCTGTCCCGATGTTGAAATTGATTTGAGGACAGGTGACAGGATTGCGCCTGTGTCCCTAATTCAAATGCCAAATGGCACGGGCAAAACCACAACTCTGACGATGATTCGAGCCGCGATGACCGGCAAGGCTCATGAGTGGAGTTCAGACAAAATTAGGGGTTTGCGTCGTCCTGGGGAATCCCATTCAGAGGGCAAGTTTATTTTGCACCTGAGAGTTGACGATCAACCTCTGACATTTGAACTGACGCTCAATTTTGATACGGGAAAAGCCGAATATCGAACGACCTCCGTGGGTAGCGGGGGCATCAAACCGGGCTGGGAGCCACCACCCCAAGTAAAGCGATTTCTGGACAGCCGATTTGTCCAATTGTTTGTATTTGACGGTGAGTTTGCCGACAAGCTGCTGGACTCCAGTGAGTCTGAGGCATCGAAGGCGATCGACGCATTATTCCAACTCTACCTGCTGCAAGACATTCACAAAATTGCAGAAGATGCCTGGGAGAAAGCAACCAAAAATAAAACTGCCAAGGCTGAGAAGGGGCTGAGTCAGCGCAGGAAAAAAGTTGAAGCCCTAAAAGCCCGCATCGCTCAGGTAAAAGAGGCGCGGGATAAAGCGAGCGCAGAGTTAGACCTTCTCAAGCCCGAATTAGACATACTGGAGCAGAAAATTAGCGAGCAGATTGGGGCTGAGCAAAGCCTTCGGGAGGAATTTGATACGAAAAAGGAGGAGGCACGCGATGCGCGTAATCAGGTTGAACTAGCAGCCTCAGAGGTCATGACCCGAATGCGACAGCCGCATTTATTGCATGAGGCTTTTGCCCAATCGCTGAACAAACTGAAGCTTCAGCTAGACCGTCTGCGATTGCCTGCCAGCACCTCCAGCCAATTTTTTAATGAGCTTCTGGAGGAGAATGAGTGCATCTGTGGTCGCCCTCTGGATCATCATTCCCGTGAGGTCATTGGCAAACGGCGCGAACTTTACCTTGCTGAGGATACGTCGGGTATTTTGAATGCTCTGAAGCAAGATATTGATGTTCAGGTGCGGCAGGGCGGCAATGAAACAGCGGCAGATTTAACCCAGAAATTAGAGCAGCTTGAAGAAGCGGTCACGGCAAATAAATTGGCGGACACGGCTGTTAGGGCACTAGAGCAGGAACTCATCGATCAGGGTGACGACGAGTTGAGAGCGTGGACTGAGGAGCGCGATCGCAAAATCAAACGCAAACAGGAGCTAGAAAATTTTCTTAGGGACACCAATCGGGCTGCAAGCTCCAGTGACGACGAAAAAACTTTCTGTTTAGCATCCCTCAAGAAACAGTTGAAGGAAGCAGGCGACGATCTGGCAGAAATTACAGGGACGCTGGAGCTTCGAGCCAAAACCGATGTTTTACAAACGATCGCAGAGCAAGCCCTAAAAAAAGCTCAGGCGAATTTACGGGTGGCGATCGCAGAGGAATGCAATCAACGCCTGGAAAAGGTGCTGTCGCGTGACCCCATTCGGATTGAGAAAATCGATCGCTCTCTCAATCTGCTGAACCAGGAGGGAGCCAGCGTCGGTCAAACTCTGTCAGTAGGCTACACCTTCCTGACGACCCTTTTAAGCCGGGGACAGCATCAATTTCCGCTAATTGTGGACAGTCCGGCAAACCCGCTCTCGATGGAAGTGCGACGAGAAATTGCCAAGCTAATTCCAAGCCTGTGCAAGCAGTTCGTGGCTTTCACAATCTCATCGGAGCGGGCTGGGTTCACAGATGTGATCCATACCAGTTCTGGAAATACGACGAAATTTCTGACCGTATTTAGGAAAACGCCGGGCACTGAGGCATTAGTGCGATCACTGCCTAAGACAGGGGTGCAGAAAACACCGAATGCCGTTTTAGTGGAGGGCAAGGAATATTTCGACCACTTTGATTTGAACGAGGCAGAGGGCTAG
- a CDS encoding CxC ATPase DNA modification system associated small protein produces the protein MSSLDREVIKAIQEAVSEAEQPPKVAKRIEAWLNAMSTSELSASDEQEYLENVRSAITVNIAGGSDED, from the coding sequence ATGTCCAGTTTAGATCGCGAAGTGATCAAGGCGATTCAAGAAGCAGTGAGCGAGGCAGAGCAGCCCCCAAAAGTTGCCAAGCGGATTGAGGCATGGCTGAACGCGATGAGCACATCCGAACTCAGTGCGAGCGATGAACAGGAATATCTGGAAAACGTCCGATCAGCAATTACCGTTAACATAGCTGGGGGCAGCGATGAGGATTGA
- a CDS encoding DEAD/DEAH box helicase family protein, with product MAGELINDLEGQSAIRGLLSHYRSGRNSLGRDFFSPCLKYCTGYQRAVGYFSSKALMAWLEALPRFATDSIRIYLLISPELSTEDRAALEKAMDEVERQKLRQIAADRLIQELLDESTASESVQVRLFTWMVANDHLVLKFAFPEHVERPAIFHTKIGVFQFSWGDRVAFTGSANESEHGYERNYESIDVYRSWIDQDADRVTTKVEEFEEAWSGKADGLRVLPLSPELAALIRNKAPLEKPLNTLNAEITPPAVKEKAAAYGQEQGDRKWRHQDEAVARFLAVKHGVLEMATGTGKTRTAIKVLTALDEQGQINGIIISTDGTDLLDQWRKEIEFWAVRRPQPYRVLRHFAQHHELGDFALNPKRAVLVISREQLASLFNRLDPDQKERLIIIHDEVHGLGSPSLRSQLAGQHQAFGYRLGLSATPEREYDQEGTQFIFAEIGGVFFQFGLQEAIERGILCEFDYVPLAYSLTDGDRQRLRQVYAKRSARQREGKPMTKQELWTELARVYKTAEKKPEIFAEFLQKNSHIIESAILFVEDRAYGEPILEILQHYTHRYRTYYAEDDRRNLIDFSRGKIDCLITCHRISQGIDIRNLKNVILFSSARARLETIQRIGRCLRSDPNFPAKRATVIDFVRSAEDDEGEFNADDDRCIWLSELAQIRRME from the coding sequence ATGGCAGGGGAACTTATTAATGATTTAGAGGGACAAAGCGCAATACGAGGGTTGTTGAGCCATTACCGCAGTGGCAGAAATAGCCTGGGCAGAGACTTCTTTTCCCCCTGCCTAAAATACTGCACCGGATACCAACGTGCCGTGGGCTATTTTTCGAGCAAGGCTCTAATGGCGTGGCTGGAAGCGTTACCACGCTTTGCGACAGACTCTATTAGAATTTATTTGCTTATTTCTCCGGAGCTTTCGACGGAAGATCGGGCGGCGCTCGAAAAAGCAATGGATGAAGTGGAAAGGCAGAAGCTGAGGCAGATTGCAGCCGATCGCCTAATTCAAGAGCTTTTAGACGAATCGACCGCTAGCGAGTCTGTGCAAGTCAGGTTATTTACCTGGATGGTGGCAAATGACCACCTGGTTCTAAAATTCGCTTTTCCGGAGCATGTAGAGCGCCCTGCAATTTTTCATACCAAAATTGGCGTTTTCCAATTTTCCTGGGGCGATCGCGTTGCATTTACGGGGTCAGCAAACGAGTCTGAGCATGGGTATGAGCGGAATTATGAGTCGATCGACGTGTACCGCAGTTGGATTGATCAGGATGCAGATCGCGTCACGACAAAGGTCGAAGAATTCGAGGAGGCATGGTCAGGAAAGGCGGATGGGCTGAGGGTTCTGCCTTTATCGCCCGAACTGGCAGCATTAATCCGGAATAAAGCTCCGTTAGAAAAACCGCTCAACACCCTTAACGCTGAAATTACTCCGCCTGCTGTCAAGGAAAAGGCTGCCGCTTATGGACAAGAGCAGGGCGATCGTAAATGGCGACATCAGGATGAAGCGGTTGCGCGATTTTTGGCGGTAAAGCATGGGGTTTTGGAAATGGCGACGGGCACAGGTAAAACGCGCACTGCGATTAAAGTCCTGACCGCCCTGGACGAACAGGGACAGATTAACGGAATTATTATCAGCACTGACGGCACCGATTTATTGGATCAATGGCGCAAGGAAATTGAATTCTGGGCAGTCAGGCGTCCCCAGCCATATCGAGTCCTCAGGCATTTTGCCCAACATCACGAACTGGGCGATTTTGCATTAAATCCAAAGCGGGCTGTCCTGGTTATTTCTCGCGAACAACTGGCTTCCCTATTTAACCGCCTCGACCCCGATCAAAAAGAGCGGCTGATTATTATTCATGACGAGGTGCATGGCTTGGGAAGCCCGTCGCTGCGATCGCAATTAGCAGGGCAGCATCAGGCGTTTGGCTATCGTCTGGGTTTGAGCGCGACACCGGAACGGGAGTATGACCAGGAAGGCACGCAATTTATATTTGCTGAAATTGGCGGAGTCTTTTTCCAGTTCGGCTTGCAAGAAGCGATCGAGCGGGGAATTTTGTGTGAGTTTGATTATGTGCCGCTAGCATACTCCCTCACAGATGGCGATCGCCAAAGGCTGCGGCAGGTCTACGCGAAACGCTCGGCACGGCAGCGGGAGGGCAAACCCATGACCAAGCAAGAATTGTGGACAGAGCTTGCGCGGGTTTATAAAACGGCTGAGAAAAAGCCAGAAATTTTCGCTGAATTTCTGCAAAAAAACTCTCACATTATTGAGTCTGCCATTTTATTTGTGGAGGATAGAGCTTACGGAGAGCCGATCCTAGAAATATTGCAGCATTACACCCATCGCTACCGGACTTATTATGCGGAGGACGATCGCCGTAATTTAATCGATTTTTCAAGGGGCAAAATTGATTGCCTGATCACCTGCCACCGAATTTCGCAGGGAATTGATATCCGAAATCTAAAAAATGTCATTTTATTTTCGTCGGCACGGGCACGCCTGGAAACGATTCAGCGGATTGGGCGATGTCTGCGCTCTGATCCTAATTTTCCTGCTAAACGGGCGACGGTTATTGATTTTGTGCGATCGGCAGAGGATGACGAGGGTGAGTTTAATGCCGATGACGATCGCTGCATTTGGCTGTCTGAACTCGCTCAAATCAGGAGGATGGAGTAA
- a CDS encoding nucleoside triphosphate pyrophosphohydrolase — protein MKLNYRKLVRDRIPEIIRATGGQCEVKTLPEEEYYQALRSKLVEEAQEAATASSAELISEIADLYEVIDALLTAHNIEKSSVIDMQEQRRLERGGFDQRVFLLWSEKS, from the coding sequence GTGAAATTGAATTACCGCAAGCTGGTGCGCGATCGCATCCCTGAAATTATTCGTGCAACGGGGGGACAGTGCGAGGTCAAGACGCTCCCTGAAGAGGAGTATTATCAAGCCCTTCGCAGCAAGCTAGTTGAAGAGGCGCAGGAAGCTGCAACTGCCAGTTCTGCTGAGTTAATTTCGGAAATAGCTGACCTGTATGAGGTGATCGACGCCCTGTTAACCGCTCACAATATCGAGAAATCCAGCGTGATCGACATGCAGGAACAGCGGAGGCTTGAGCGAGGCGGGTTTGATCAGCGCGTTTTCCTGCTCTGGAGCGAGAAAAGCTGA
- a CDS encoding DDE-type integrase/transposase/recombinase — protein sequence MPSKKLSDKEVDALCDRLGLLNQGRELLKKIRSGKPVRKESSGVGNTPGFYSSRKMNETIGFESGTVEAAGIEQFYEYNDDVFEFYNQPYTFTLKYKSKSGRPVTPGYTPDFCVVRRDSVGFEEWKPEQKLLQLAEEQPTRYYKDEEGQWRSPPVEDVIEQYGLYYRIRSDAEINWVKVRNIKCLRAYWDHKHSVREEIADSICEIVAAHPEGISLTQLRQEASEATIDDIFALLAEKVIWFDDNSVDLIDDQKRVQIFSSQQVAEALVLIQQTQTSSLADTLQITDIVEGLNFYWGGKLLTIVHIGEGLLFVRGDGDLIRLSYAEFQSLVKQGDIAYPKKQTTEVFSEEVRDILLQASPADYAEANLRYWIIAPELHGQPPNEDVPDRTRRAYKANYRAAEAKYGLGFLGLLPKNNPRNHFPRYSQEVWDFVDHIIKTEYESGTQPTRLAAYGVLKAKWEEEKQIGEPPTYQSFCKRIHSRPLEQQVHARQGKRAAYQVSAFYWELEYKTPRHGSRPFEICHIDHTQEDIEVFCPRTGKSLGRPWTTVLIDAYSRRILAVYMSFDPPSYRSCMMVLRICVQRFNRFPEMIVVDNGKEFRSVYFDTLLAAFGCHKKHRPPGQPRFGSIIERFFGTSHTQFFYNLRGNTQITKFVRIMTKSHDPKLEGCWVLGELYEHYAFGYCYGFYDERTHPALGQSPKEAFDSAILNTGSRPQQSIEYNEAFLILTLPSTRKGTAKVQGGRGAKINGF from the coding sequence ATGCCCTCAAAAAAGCTTTCAGATAAAGAAGTTGATGCATTGTGCGATCGCCTTGGTCTCCTAAATCAAGGAAGAGAACTGCTGAAGAAAATCCGCTCTGGCAAACCAGTACGAAAAGAAAGTAGCGGAGTCGGCAATACTCCTGGCTTCTACTCCAGCCGCAAAATGAACGAGACGATTGGATTTGAATCTGGCACCGTTGAAGCTGCTGGAATAGAGCAGTTTTATGAGTATAACGATGATGTTTTTGAATTCTACAACCAACCGTACACGTTCACGCTCAAATATAAATCGAAAAGTGGAAGACCTGTTACACCAGGGTACACTCCTGACTTCTGCGTTGTCCGCCGTGATTCTGTGGGTTTTGAGGAATGGAAACCAGAACAGAAGTTGTTGCAACTAGCCGAGGAACAGCCAACCCGTTATTACAAGGACGAGGAGGGGCAATGGCGAAGTCCGCCAGTCGAGGATGTGATAGAGCAATACGGGTTGTATTATCGTATCCGCTCAGATGCAGAGATCAATTGGGTGAAAGTCAGAAACATTAAATGTCTTCGAGCCTACTGGGATCACAAGCATTCCGTTCGTGAAGAGATCGCTGACAGCATTTGCGAAATTGTTGCGGCTCATCCTGAGGGGATCTCCTTAACTCAACTACGTCAAGAAGCTAGCGAAGCAACAATCGATGATATCTTTGCACTTCTTGCTGAGAAGGTGATTTGGTTCGACGATAATTCTGTCGATTTGATAGATGATCAGAAACGAGTACAGATTTTCAGCAGTCAGCAGGTAGCAGAAGCTCTTGTCCTAATTCAGCAAACGCAAACTTCCTCACTTGCTGATACTCTGCAAATTACAGATATCGTCGAAGGGCTAAACTTCTACTGGGGAGGGAAGTTACTAACGATCGTTCATATTGGAGAAGGTTTACTATTTGTTCGTGGGGACGGCGATCTAATTCGTTTAAGTTATGCAGAATTTCAGTCCCTGGTTAAGCAGGGGGACATCGCCTACCCTAAAAAGCAGACAACAGAAGTCTTCTCGGAGGAAGTTCGAGATATATTACTGCAAGCAAGCCCGGCAGACTATGCCGAGGCGAATCTCCGATATTGGATTATTGCTCCTGAACTTCATGGACAACCTCCCAATGAGGATGTACCCGATCGCACCCGTCGAGCATACAAAGCTAACTATCGGGCTGCTGAGGCAAAATACGGGCTTGGATTTCTTGGGCTATTACCTAAAAACAACCCAAGAAATCACTTTCCACGGTATTCTCAAGAAGTTTGGGACTTTGTTGACCACATTATCAAAACAGAATACGAATCGGGCACTCAGCCAACTAGGCTCGCTGCATATGGTGTACTAAAAGCAAAGTGGGAAGAGGAAAAGCAAATTGGTGAACCTCCAACCTACCAAAGCTTCTGCAAAAGAATCCACAGCCGCCCTCTAGAGCAGCAAGTTCATGCACGCCAGGGTAAGCGTGCTGCCTATCAAGTATCTGCCTTCTACTGGGAACTTGAATACAAAACACCTAGACACGGCAGTCGCCCATTCGAGATTTGTCATATCGATCATACCCAAGAAGATATTGAAGTATTTTGTCCTCGAACTGGTAAAAGTCTTGGACGACCGTGGACGACAGTGCTAATTGATGCATATAGCAGGCGTATTCTTGCTGTCTATATGAGCTTCGATCCACCAAGTTATCGAAGCTGCATGATGGTGCTGAGAATTTGCGTACAACGCTTTAATCGCTTCCCAGAGATGATTGTTGTTGACAATGGGAAGGAATTTAGAAGCGTTTACTTTGATACTCTACTCGCCGCTTTCGGATGCCACAAGAAACACCGTCCACCAGGTCAACCTCGATTTGGTTCAATTATTGAGCGTTTCTTCGGGACGAGTCATACTCAATTCTTCTACAACTTGAGAGGCAACACTCAGATTACTAAGTTTGTTCGCATAATGACTAAATCACATGACCCTAAGCTTGAAGGATGCTGGGTTTTGGGCGAGCTTTATGAGCACTATGCTTTTGGATACTGTTACGGGTTCTATGATGAAAGAACTCATCCTGCACTAGGTCAAAGTCCCAAAGAGGCTTTTGATAGTGCAATTTTAAATACTGGTAGTCGCCCACAACAATCTATTGAGTATAACGAGGCATTTCTCATCTTAACACTCCCATCCACCCGCAAGGGAACAGCAAAAGTACAGGGTGGTCGAGGAGCCAAAATTAATGGCTTTTAA
- a CDS encoding AAA family ATPase has protein sequence MAVVDERPFSSELLLKPKSELMKYFKDTFVPHEKAKAVLKLLISSLCEPAGTSLFLLFGCTGSGKSMLLKQLHKQINELFKHELINDPGKIVSANMEVPEQPGRFNYKDYYWRGLEALHEVLIEYKVYYPTLASEEDAELIVTPSERNAAGYRRALENTLKNRKLVFFSLDEAQHALMAANSGQMLRQFNWIKSMANISKTTHLLCGTYELLNCRTWNGQTGRRSEDIHLERYHADVKEDYAEIVRVIKTLLRRMPVQNEPDTSKFARKYDYIIEYCIGCVGVLKDWFHRALRRALDDGATTLLLKHLKQTELSPVRRKQIRDEAERGEQILRDEVSGSPAATNLTATQSRNSSNKGRKDSTRPGERLPNRDTVGTDQFAAEAMDEKGSSREEQE, from the coding sequence ATGGCAGTTGTAGATGAACGCCCATTTTCTAGTGAGCTTTTGCTGAAGCCAAAGTCAGAGCTTATGAAATACTTTAAAGATACTTTCGTGCCCCACGAGAAGGCTAAAGCAGTACTCAAGTTGTTAATCAGTTCACTATGTGAACCCGCTGGCACATCTTTGTTCTTATTATTTGGATGTACTGGTTCTGGAAAATCGATGTTGCTCAAGCAACTCCACAAACAGATCAACGAATTGTTTAAACACGAGTTAATTAATGACCCAGGAAAAATTGTTTCTGCGAACATGGAAGTTCCCGAACAGCCAGGTCGATTTAATTACAAGGACTACTACTGGCGTGGGTTAGAGGCTTTACATGAAGTTCTGATTGAGTACAAAGTCTACTACCCAACTTTAGCATCGGAAGAAGATGCCGAGCTAATAGTTACACCCTCGGAAAGGAATGCTGCTGGTTACCGACGAGCACTAGAGAATACTCTAAAGAACAGGAAGTTGGTCTTCTTCAGCTTAGATGAAGCTCAACACGCTCTGATGGCAGCGAATTCAGGGCAGATGCTACGTCAATTTAACTGGATTAAGTCGATGGCTAACATTAGCAAGACAACACATCTCCTATGTGGTACTTATGAACTTTTGAATTGCCGCACTTGGAATGGTCAAACGGGAAGACGAAGTGAGGATATCCATCTCGAACGCTACCATGCTGATGTAAAGGAGGATTATGCTGAAATCGTTCGAGTTATTAAAACTCTTCTCCGGCGCATGCCTGTGCAGAACGAGCCAGACACCTCAAAATTTGCGCGCAAATATGACTACATTATTGAATACTGCATCGGCTGCGTAGGGGTGCTCAAAGACTGGTTTCACAGGGCGTTAAGACGTGCTTTGGACGATGGTGCAACAACTCTCCTATTGAAACATTTGAAGCAGACAGAACTTTCTCCTGTCCGACGCAAGCAGATTCGTGATGAGGCTGAGAGGGGTGAACAGATTCTCAGAGATGAAGTATCAGGTAGTCCAGCAGCGACGAATCTTACTGCCACACAAAGCAGAAACTCATCCAACAAAGGTAGAAAGGACAGTACTCGTCCTGGTGAGCGTCTTCCTAACCGGGATACCGTAGGAACAGACCAATTTGCTGCTGAAGCGATGGATGAAAAGGGTTCGAGCCGAGAGGAGCAGGAATGA